The following coding sequences lie in one Photobacterium sp. CCB-ST2H9 genomic window:
- a CDS encoding calcium/sodium antiporter, whose product MMIASLAILLGFALLVWSADRFVDGAAASAGHVGMPPLLIGMVIVGFGTSAPEMVVSAMASLDGNPELALGNALGSNIINIGLILGITAIIAPIAVQSNILRKELPLLILIGLLAGGLLWDGQLTRIEAIVLLSGFFILIGWSIYSGLRNKGDALATETENELQNQDMPLKKALIWLVVGLVLLVVSSRILVWGAVTIAQSLGVSDLIIGLTIVALGTSLPELAASVAAARKGEHDIAIGNVVGSNMFNILAVIGIAGVISPMTSIGVEVFARDWLVMMALTVALVLMCLGIRGPGRINRFEGFLLLVAIFAYNLFLISTIAA is encoded by the coding sequence ATGATGATTGCATCATTAGCCATATTGCTGGGATTTGCGTTGCTAGTCTGGAGCGCAGATCGGTTTGTTGACGGTGCGGCAGCCAGTGCTGGCCATGTGGGGATGCCCCCCTTATTAATCGGCATGGTAATTGTGGGGTTCGGTACCTCCGCGCCTGAAATGGTGGTGTCAGCCATGGCCTCACTTGACGGAAACCCTGAGCTGGCGCTGGGCAATGCCCTGGGGTCCAACATTATCAATATTGGCTTAATTCTGGGCATTACAGCGATCATCGCGCCGATTGCGGTTCAGTCAAACATCCTCCGAAAAGAGTTACCATTACTAATTTTGATTGGTCTGTTGGCTGGCGGGTTATTGTGGGACGGACAGCTGACACGCATCGAAGCCATTGTGCTGTTGTCCGGCTTTTTCATTCTGATTGGCTGGTCAATCTATTCCGGTCTGAGGAATAAAGGGGATGCACTGGCCACAGAAACAGAAAATGAGCTGCAGAATCAGGACATGCCGTTGAAGAAGGCACTGATTTGGCTGGTTGTTGGTCTGGTTCTTCTGGTGGTCAGTTCCCGGATTCTGGTCTGGGGTGCAGTGACTATCGCACAGTCTCTGGGCGTCAGTGATCTGATCATCGGCCTGACAATTGTCGCATTGGGGACCTCTCTGCCGGAGCTGGCAGCATCCGTTGCAGCGGCGCGGAAAGGGGAACATGACATCGCGATCGGAAACGTGGTCGGCTCAAATATGTTCAATATACTGGCAGTGATCGGGATTGCCGGAGTGATCTCGCCGATGACCAGTATCGGAGTCGAAGTCTTTGCCCGTGACTGGCTGGTGATGATGGCGCTGACAGTCGCACTGGTATTGATGTGTTTGGGTATCCGTGGTCCGGGTCGTATCAACCGGTTTGAAGGGTTTCTCCTGCTGGTTGCGATATTTGCTTATAACTTATTTTTAATCAGTACGATTGCTGCTTAA
- a CDS encoding Ig-like domain-containing protein yields MRKTLIHTAVVVGLGSPLSAFAVDCTSLTLWASDTAYNGGAQVQHMENAYQANWWNQGKDPVQYSDPYEEWSLIGACDAAGGNQPPTVAITSPLNNAQFGVNQTITLTADASDSDGQVTDVTFQVDGSVVGIDDTAPYSVSWNTVEGNHTVTAVVTDNQGASRTDAVSVIVKAEGNNQPPSVALTNPTASSQIAESDVVTLSANATDQDGTVTAVEFYVDDQLVGSANAAPFQVNWTATAGTHEFKSKAIDDAGAVTWSAVVTVAVSGASSGGCAGVPVYKAGTSYQAGDIVQNVNYKYRCDVAGWCSSDSAWAYEPGTGLYWSDAWTAQGICAVVPTVTFTAPADNATVLQGDVVTLSVDATDADGSVTQVEFFAGGQSLGADISAPFEMSWTAVGAGAVNLSAIATDNEGNTGHAGVLVNVSDAPLVVTLTSPASGTSVGLGKSVAVSADAASLNSTVSQVDFLVNGTVIATDMTLPYSTNWTPGAVGNYTVSAKVTDASGLSVISSAATVKVLSQSVKKHKLIGYWHNFVNGAGCPINLSDMSDAWDVIDIAFAENDRGSNGTVHFNLYSGDIHSSCPALDPQKFKQDMAALQAQGKKFVLSLGGAEGTITLNTDADEAHFVSSLTAIINEWGFDGLDIDLESGSNMVHGSQIQARLPRALKQIEANIGGDMYLTMAPEHPYVQGGMVAYSGIWGAYIPLINELRGTLDLLHVQLYNNGGLPNPYTTGAAPEGSVDMMVAQSKMLIEGFTLANGEQFAPLRDDQVAIGLPSGPSSANSGQAPTQNILNALDCLTAGTHCGSVVPAFNYPNYGGVMTWSINWDKHDGYNFSGPVGAKLDAMNAQ; encoded by the coding sequence ATGCGTAAAACCCTTATTCATACAGCTGTTGTGGTTGGGCTCGGAAGCCCGTTGTCCGCATTTGCTGTGGATTGTACCTCTTTAACATTATGGGCCAGTGATACGGCATATAACGGTGGTGCTCAGGTGCAGCACATGGAGAATGCTTATCAGGCCAATTGGTGGAATCAGGGTAAGGATCCTGTCCAGTATTCGGATCCTTATGAAGAATGGTCGCTGATTGGTGCCTGTGATGCAGCCGGAGGAAATCAGCCTCCAACAGTGGCGATCACATCTCCCCTGAACAATGCTCAGTTCGGGGTGAATCAGACGATCACGCTGACCGCAGATGCATCAGACTCTGATGGCCAGGTAACCGATGTTACTTTCCAGGTTGATGGCAGTGTCGTCGGGATTGATGATACAGCGCCTTACTCCGTTTCTTGGAATACGGTTGAAGGCAACCATACGGTGACGGCTGTGGTCACTGATAATCAGGGAGCCAGCCGGACAGATGCCGTGTCTGTCATTGTCAAGGCGGAAGGGAACAATCAGCCGCCAAGTGTGGCACTGACAAATCCGACAGCGTCATCGCAGATTGCAGAAAGTGACGTGGTCACGCTAAGTGCAAATGCAACCGATCAGGATGGTACCGTCACTGCGGTTGAGTTTTATGTGGATGACCAGCTGGTGGGTTCAGCAAATGCAGCACCTTTTCAGGTGAACTGGACAGCAACTGCCGGTACCCATGAATTCAAGTCCAAAGCCATCGATGATGCAGGAGCGGTCACCTGGAGCGCTGTGGTGACCGTGGCTGTTTCCGGTGCTTCGTCCGGTGGATGTGCCGGGGTACCAGTCTATAAAGCAGGGACCAGCTATCAGGCTGGCGATATCGTTCAGAACGTTAATTACAAATACCGCTGTGATGTTGCCGGCTGGTGTTCATCTGACTCTGCATGGGCCTATGAGCCGGGCACTGGTTTGTATTGGTCTGATGCCTGGACAGCGCAGGGGATATGTGCAGTTGTGCCAACAGTGACATTTACGGCTCCGGCTGACAATGCAACTGTCCTTCAGGGTGACGTTGTCACTCTATCGGTGGATGCCACCGATGCTGATGGTTCAGTGACCCAAGTTGAGTTCTTCGCTGGCGGTCAGAGTCTGGGCGCAGACATTTCAGCACCATTTGAAATGTCGTGGACAGCGGTCGGTGCAGGTGCGGTCAATCTTTCTGCTATCGCCACAGATAATGAGGGGAATACAGGTCACGCAGGTGTGCTGGTCAATGTCAGTGATGCGCCTTTGGTGGTCACGCTGACGTCTCCGGCATCCGGAACATCTGTTGGTTTAGGCAAATCAGTCGCGGTTTCAGCCGATGCTGCGTCGCTGAACAGTACGGTCAGTCAGGTCGATTTTCTGGTGAACGGTACCGTCATTGCCACTGATATGACGTTACCTTACAGCACCAACTGGACGCCGGGTGCAGTGGGGAATTATACCGTGTCCGCCAAAGTAACCGATGCGAGCGGATTGAGTGTGATTTCTTCGGCTGCCACAGTGAAAGTTTTGTCACAATCGGTGAAGAAACATAAGCTGATTGGTTACTGGCACAATTTTGTGAATGGCGCGGGATGTCCGATAAACCTGAGCGATATGTCAGATGCCTGGGATGTCATTGACATTGCCTTTGCCGAGAATGATCGTGGCAGTAACGGAACAGTGCATTTCAATTTGTACAGTGGTGATATTCACAGCAGTTGTCCGGCACTTGATCCGCAAAAGTTTAAGCAGGATATGGCCGCGTTGCAGGCGCAAGGGAAAAAGTTTGTGCTGTCTCTGGGGGGGGCAGAAGGAACGATCACGCTCAATACCGATGCCGACGAAGCCCACTTCGTTTCAAGTCTGACGGCGATTATCAACGAATGGGGATTTGACGGACTGGATATTGATCTGGAAAGCGGTTCGAACATGGTTCACGGTTCTCAGATTCAGGCGCGATTGCCTCGTGCCCTGAAGCAGATTGAAGCCAATATTGGCGGAGATATGTATCTGACCATGGCGCCGGAGCATCCTTATGTTCAGGGCGGTATGGTGGCCTACTCAGGGATTTGGGGCGCTTATATTCCGCTCATTAACGAGCTGCGCGGAACCTTGGATTTGCTGCACGTGCAGTTGTATAACAACGGCGGTTTGCCAAATCCCTACACCACAGGGGCAGCACCAGAAGGCTCGGTGGATATGATGGTGGCTCAGTCGAAGATGCTGATTGAAGGTTTTACGCTGGCAAATGGGGAGCAGTTTGCACCACTGCGCGATGATCAGGTTGCAATTGGTCTGCCATCAGGCCCGAGTTCAGCTAACTCCGGTCAGGCACCGACGCAGAATATTCTGAATGCGCTGGATTGTCTGACGGCCGGAACTCACTGTGGTTCTGTTGTCCCGGCCTTCAATTACCCGAACTATGGCGGTGTGATGACCTGGTCAATTAACTGGGACAAGCACGATGGGTACAATTTCTCTGGTCCCGTCGGGGCTAAACTGGATGCCATGAACGCTCAGTAA
- a CDS encoding universal stress protein, which translates to MRRFENILYISDGIQDETQGLQQALSLADAFQGKLTIFIIYPDLPETLESYQANWEQALIEKTKNFVKQARTRLSTPQQSIMPAIVAQSSKIPATLIIQSVLRDDFDLVIKTAARMQPDSGLKALDMELLRQCPCPVWLCRPITHPQHQVHVAVAIDADSDSQAETDLDVALLQTARDLANDCDGSLIVISCWDFPYEEISSNPFIHVPESELEHSIQRTEAKHLEKFNALVALSGIHGPMKVCHLKGMPQQCIPDMIEQEQIELLVMGTVARTGIPGFIMGNTAEDIVQNTRCSILALKPKGFVTDIKAY; encoded by the coding sequence ATGCGGCGATTTGAAAACATTCTTTACATCAGCGATGGCATTCAGGATGAAACACAGGGCCTTCAACAGGCGCTCAGTCTGGCTGATGCCTTTCAGGGGAAGCTGACCATATTCATCATTTACCCGGACTTACCGGAAACACTGGAAAGCTATCAGGCAAACTGGGAACAAGCACTCATCGAAAAAACCAAAAATTTCGTGAAACAAGCCAGGACCAGATTATCCACCCCGCAACAAAGCATCATGCCTGCAATCGTTGCCCAAAGCAGCAAAATACCGGCCACCCTGATTATTCAGAGTGTCCTGCGCGACGATTTCGATCTGGTGATTAAAACCGCAGCACGCATGCAGCCAGACAGTGGCCTGAAAGCACTGGATATGGAGCTTCTGCGTCAGTGTCCCTGCCCGGTCTGGCTTTGCCGTCCTATAACTCACCCGCAACATCAGGTCCATGTCGCTGTTGCGATTGATGCCGACAGCGACAGTCAGGCAGAAACAGATCTCGACGTGGCACTGCTTCAAACGGCTCGTGACCTGGCAAATGACTGTGACGGAAGTCTGATTGTCATTTCCTGCTGGGATTTTCCGTACGAAGAGATTTCCAGTAACCCGTTTATCCACGTCCCTGAATCTGAACTCGAACATTCCATTCAGCGAACAGAAGCAAAGCACCTTGAGAAATTCAATGCACTGGTTGCGCTCTCAGGAATCCATGGGCCGATGAAAGTATGCCATCTCAAAGGGATGCCACAGCAATGTATTCCGGACATGATTGAACAGGAACAAATTGAATTGCTGGTGATGGGGACTGTGGCAAGAACAGGGATTCCCGGATTTATCATGGGCAATACTGCAGAAGACATTGTACAAAACACCCGGTGTTCAATTCTGGCACTGAAACCCAAAGGATTTGTCACCGACATTAAAGCCTATTAA
- a CDS encoding YeiH family protein: MLFQPALIKQQITRHPIFWLCALVCLMPVINSPVALILGFSLATLGFVPTDIPVASLTKKLLSAAIIGLGFGIQLDVAIEASRSGLGLILASIVLTLLMGVLLTRLFRLDKKTGHLIASGTAICGGSAIAAVSPAIQANSHQTSLALATVFILNSVALFIFPTIGHLLNMSQHEFGMWAAIAIHDTSSVVGAAGAYGDEALITATTLKLARALWIIPLAFLSALLFRGNEKKISVPMFILYYCVAILFAHWLPQFSELYQAIFSLSKRVLVVCLFLIGAGITVQKLRAAGAKPLVLGVLLWFTIGSGSLLAILSGFAGS, translated from the coding sequence ATGTTGTTCCAACCCGCTCTCATTAAACAACAGATCACCCGTCATCCGATATTCTGGCTGTGTGCGCTGGTTTGTCTGATGCCCGTCATCAATTCACCGGTTGCACTGATCCTTGGATTTTCGCTCGCAACCTTAGGTTTTGTGCCAACGGATATTCCGGTTGCGTCTCTCACCAAGAAACTTCTTTCTGCTGCAATTATTGGTCTGGGATTCGGGATTCAGCTGGATGTTGCCATTGAAGCCAGCCGGTCCGGCCTTGGGTTAATTCTGGCTTCAATTGTGCTTACTTTACTCATGGGGGTCTTACTGACCCGCCTGTTCAGACTGGACAAAAAGACAGGGCACCTGATTGCTTCTGGAACCGCTATCTGTGGCGGCAGTGCTATTGCAGCGGTCTCCCCTGCCATTCAGGCGAACAGTCACCAGACATCACTCGCATTGGCCACGGTGTTTATTCTCAATTCAGTTGCCCTGTTTATCTTCCCGACCATCGGTCATTTGCTGAATATGTCTCAGCATGAATTCGGAATGTGGGCCGCCATTGCCATTCATGATACATCCTCTGTTGTCGGGGCGGCGGGCGCCTACGGCGATGAAGCGTTGATCACCGCAACCACACTCAAACTCGCCCGGGCTCTGTGGATTATTCCTTTGGCTTTTCTGAGCGCTTTATTATTTCGGGGAAACGAAAAGAAAATCTCAGTCCCCATGTTTATCCTGTACTACTGTGTTGCCATCTTGTTCGCACACTGGCTGCCGCAATTCAGTGAACTGTACCAGGCAATCTTTTCACTTTCCAAGCGTGTGCTTGTGGTTTGTCTGTTTTTGATCGGGGCGGGAATTACGGTGCAGAAACTGCGCGCTGCAGGAGCGAAACCACTCGTGCTTGGTGTTCTGCTCTGGTTCACGATAGGGAGCGGATCACTGCTGGCAATACTGTCTGGCTTTGCCGGTAGTTAA
- a CDS encoding YdbL family protein — protein sequence MKRMLTYFAILFFCANVLAIDLQQAKAQGLVGEANTGYVAAVTLSPTTEIRQLILEVNKERKESYQRIAVSHGLTLSEVTRLAYKKAIDRTEPGHFYQNASGLWVKK from the coding sequence ATGAAACGTATGCTGACTTATTTTGCCATTCTTTTCTTTTGCGCCAATGTGCTTGCCATTGATTTACAGCAAGCCAAAGCGCAGGGGCTCGTCGGTGAAGCCAATACCGGATACGTTGCAGCCGTGACACTGTCACCCACCACAGAGATTCGCCAGTTGATCCTGGAAGTCAACAAAGAACGGAAAGAGAGTTATCAGCGTATTGCCGTATCTCACGGTCTGACGCTGTCTGAAGTCACGCGACTCGCCTATAAGAAAGCAATCGACAGAACCGAGCCGGGACATTTCTACCAGAACGCCAGCGGACTCTGGGTGAAAAAATAG
- a CDS encoding YnbE family lipoprotein, giving the protein MDIQLKYYCMTGCLAAILVFSAFGVTGCTPTVQVAASDKPIEVNLNVKIEHEIRIKVDKEIDDLFSDDEVF; this is encoded by the coding sequence ATGGATATTCAGTTAAAGTATTACTGCATGACAGGCTGTTTGGCAGCAATACTCGTCTTCTCAGCTTTCGGGGTAACTGGTTGTACACCAACGGTTCAGGTTGCTGCATCGGATAAGCCGATTGAAGTGAATCTGAATGTCAAAATAGAGCATGAAATTCGCATTAAAGTTGATAAGGAAATTGATGACCTATTCAGTGATGACGAAGTCTTCTGA
- a CDS encoding YdbH domain-containing protein has translation MSSDNHAAGKQIRTRLYLRRIRRGVLLTVTISACLITVIALLTTFWLTAQGIQLHAISGIGVSQHGLSVKLLTINIHETKIELSHVLLSKQNPSREDRTLSDSAQERWRIEAKQMKLRPSPQFRTQLRQMNLNGKDAMLEQVSFVSQGALTQGRFLFHANSAETQFHTLTSDTGYRQRLQDIQIEVATSPDFRISGHLGRGVMNLPVPAANQTEKYPADFQDLNFSYQKTETTQPFHMSVRQITPGQTENQETTDEGIDQLSITLDLASPANSLTASAKRIDWNPSFLLSRQPASETPFQPQLGQLTVLLYQLPAKKIDVDLLTIRGYLSHAQLSLNKAQEGTHFSLKGMLNAGVTNALPFDIRFLASANQAASFSLRLLDASGADKTQPPLLACDANWQFSSDVPQQIACISDNVTKIMHKFNISDIHVEDSKTQTLSVKAERIHSEHTQTQATQASEPFDWHYQIEVQGPEHIAFTRPDGTPSKTANRREQDPARINMTHDGTWRWELQLNSKQALMSLAAQEQLAISSKSPDVQTQIDLTALTCHIPYPEPSNDWLNTLSCEAGSTVTAATKLLKIGPVAAQSIEMSQRIQAQIKTNVLQMTISDLKAHAERITLPDTAEHQNNILNRPEFSASEIRLTSPLTEQAPLTSWHIETEQLPLELNADFSSTHPVEPKQTTRRTRQPVQHATGNLTLTLNRLRAELTRDQWAFNSEYEADLTFSLNAQPFPAVRSHGSLTTSPDQIGVTGRFSTAKSSPILHFRITSAIPTGKTRFQIFPQRLTFSGKQSLQKFYLPQLPARLDLNNGNLTVIADLTLDNQLWSGSLDVFTEHLNGRFKDVHFADLNLSFTSLIYNNTIRSRHPLTVHNGWLFAGTLFQDITLNGEFDTRKPDYALHRASARVLGGYLSTQGVTSHSLTNIDVIPLRIQRLSLKKLMDLFNAKDVELTGLLDGMLPIQIEDGKPVIKKGTLFSRSPGGILRYKQESSIGENIESGNTNSLKVIAGILRNYQYDSLAIDIDYSKDGQLNASSRFKGHNPDFLHGRPVNINLNIQDDIPALIKTLNTINASEFERMFVKQLGLEK, from the coding sequence ATGTCCTCTGACAACCATGCTGCTGGCAAGCAAATCCGAACAAGATTGTACCTGCGTCGTATCCGGCGGGGGGTCTTACTGACGGTCACCATCAGTGCTTGCCTCATCACCGTCATCGCCCTGCTGACCACATTCTGGCTGACCGCACAGGGCATTCAGTTACATGCCATTTCTGGCATTGGTGTATCCCAGCACGGTCTGTCGGTCAAACTGCTGACGATCAACATCCATGAAACGAAAATTGAGCTCAGCCACGTTCTCCTTTCAAAACAAAACCCTTCCCGGGAGGACAGAACGCTCTCGGACTCGGCTCAAGAACGCTGGCGGATTGAAGCCAAGCAAATGAAACTGAGGCCTTCACCTCAATTCAGAACCCAACTGCGACAAATGAATCTGAACGGTAAAGATGCCATGCTGGAGCAGGTCTCATTCGTCAGCCAGGGCGCGCTGACTCAGGGGCGTTTTCTCTTTCATGCAAACAGTGCCGAAACCCAGTTTCACACCCTGACGTCTGACACCGGTTACCGACAACGTCTTCAGGATATCCAGATTGAAGTCGCAACGTCGCCCGACTTTCGGATCAGCGGTCATCTGGGTCGCGGTGTAATGAACCTGCCGGTTCCTGCAGCCAACCAGACTGAAAAGTATCCGGCTGACTTTCAAGACCTGAATTTTTCTTATCAAAAAACAGAGACAACGCAGCCTTTCCACATGTCCGTCAGGCAGATAACACCGGGACAAACCGAGAATCAGGAGACAACAGATGAGGGCATTGATCAGTTGAGCATCACGCTGGATCTCGCATCGCCCGCGAACAGCCTTACCGCCAGTGCCAAACGAATCGACTGGAATCCGTCTTTCCTGCTCAGCCGCCAACCTGCTTCTGAGACACCGTTTCAGCCTCAGCTCGGGCAACTCACCGTGCTGCTCTATCAGCTTCCGGCGAAAAAAATTGATGTTGATCTGCTGACCATCCGGGGTTACCTGTCACACGCTCAACTCTCTTTGAACAAAGCGCAGGAAGGCACGCATTTTTCACTGAAAGGAATGCTGAACGCGGGTGTAACCAATGCATTGCCTTTTGATATACGTTTCCTGGCATCTGCCAATCAGGCCGCTTCTTTTTCACTTCGGCTTCTGGATGCATCCGGAGCGGATAAGACACAGCCCCCCCTGCTGGCCTGCGATGCGAATTGGCAATTTTCCTCGGATGTTCCCCAGCAAATCGCATGCATAAGTGACAATGTCACTAAAATCATGCACAAGTTCAATATCAGTGATATTCATGTTGAAGATTCAAAAACACAGACGCTTTCCGTCAAAGCAGAGCGCATCCATTCAGAGCACACACAAACTCAAGCCACTCAGGCATCAGAGCCGTTTGACTGGCATTATCAGATTGAAGTACAGGGACCTGAACACATTGCCTTTACAAGGCCCGACGGCACCCCTTCGAAAACAGCCAATCGTCGCGAACAAGATCCTGCCCGGATAAACATGACGCATGACGGGACATGGCGCTGGGAGCTGCAATTGAATTCCAAACAAGCACTGATGAGTCTTGCGGCACAGGAACAACTGGCTATCTCAAGCAAAAGTCCTGACGTTCAAACTCAAATTGATCTGACTGCGCTGACTTGCCACATCCCCTATCCGGAACCGTCAAACGACTGGCTGAATACCCTCAGTTGTGAAGCAGGCAGTACGGTTACGGCGGCTACAAAGCTTCTGAAAATCGGGCCAGTCGCGGCACAATCCATTGAAATGTCGCAAAGGATTCAGGCACAGATAAAAACGAATGTTCTGCAAATGACGATTTCTGATCTGAAAGCCCACGCAGAGCGTATCACCTTGCCCGATACAGCAGAGCATCAGAACAACATTCTGAACCGGCCTGAATTCAGTGCTTCGGAAATCAGGCTGACTTCTCCCCTGACAGAACAGGCACCGCTGACGTCATGGCACATTGAAACTGAACAGCTTCCCCTTGAGCTGAATGCAGACTTCAGCAGTACTCACCCTGTCGAGCCTAAACAGACGACCCGACGCACACGTCAGCCAGTTCAGCATGCCACAGGAAATCTGACGCTCACTCTGAATCGACTCCGGGCAGAACTGACCCGAGACCAGTGGGCATTCAACAGTGAATATGAAGCCGACCTGACCTTCAGCCTGAATGCCCAACCCTTCCCGGCCGTCAGGAGTCATGGTTCACTGACCACGAGTCCTGACCAAATAGGAGTCACAGGCCGTTTCAGCACAGCAAAAAGTTCTCCGATTCTTCACTTCAGAATCACATCAGCCATACCAACGGGGAAAACCCGCTTTCAGATTTTCCCCCAGCGTTTAACCTTCTCCGGAAAACAAAGTCTCCAGAAATTTTACTTGCCTCAACTTCCCGCCCGGCTGGATCTCAATAACGGCAATCTGACTGTCATTGCAGATCTGACTCTCGATAATCAATTATGGTCCGGCTCACTGGATGTCTTCACTGAACACCTGAATGGTCGTTTTAAGGATGTCCATTTTGCTGATCTGAATCTGTCGTTTACCAGCCTGATTTACAACAACACCATCCGGAGTCGTCATCCCCTGACGGTGCATAACGGCTGGCTCTTTGCCGGAACCTTATTTCAGGACATTACCCTGAACGGCGAGTTTGATACCCGTAAACCTGATTATGCCCTTCACAGGGCAAGTGCGAGAGTATTGGGCGGCTATCTCAGTACCCAGGGGGTGACCAGTCATTCTTTGACGAATATTGATGTGATTCCCTTGCGGATCCAGCGTCTCAGTCTTAAGAAATTAATGGATTTATTTAACGCAAAAGATGTCGAACTCACCGGATTGCTGGACGGTATGCTGCCCATCCAAATTGAAGACGGCAAACCCGTCATCAAAAAAGGTACTTTATTTTCAAGAAGTCCCGGCGGTATTCTACGCTATAAACAAGAGTCATCGATTGGCGAAAATATCGAATCGGGCAATACCAACAGCCTCAAAGTCATCGCCGGGATTCTCAGAAATTATCAATACGACTCTCTTGCCATTGATATAGACTATTCAAAGGATGGTCAATTAAATGCCAGTTCAAGGTTCAAAGGCCACAACCCAGACTTCCTGCATGGCAGACCGGTCAACATCAACCTGAACATACAAGATGACATCCCGGCCCTGATCAAAACGCTGAATACAATTAATGCCTCTGAGTTCGAGCGCATGTTTGTGAAGCAACTTGGTCTCGAAAAATAG
- a CDS encoding NRAMP family divalent metal transporter, with amino-acid sequence MSDTTSNPPQARPGNGIKQLIRSLGPGIMMASAAVGGSHLVASTKAGAIYGWQLAAIILLVNLFKYPFFRAGIQYTMGTGKSLVEGYDDMGRGYLLVFFVLNLISSIVNTAALLLFSASLLGYFMPGELPLSVLSAMVLAACLIILMAGHYKALDGLSKVIMSVLVIATISAVVIAAGNGSVAPADYEGPSAWTLASFGFIVVMMGWMPAPIEISCLTSLWLKSQRQEQTVTTRSALFDFNVGYIGTAILAIVFLSLGALVLYGSGTELKASGIGFSHQLVSMYASTIGEWSRYLIAVIAFFCIFGSTITVIDGYSRALAEAQLLIQKKPLAQNRYINGWMIIVSVLAMAIILFFTSALMPMMNFAMVLAFMTTPVFAYLNYRLLTGASLPAEMKLSLGMKYLSWAGLVYLYGFLVAFIWWKWFM; translated from the coding sequence ATGTCAGACACAACATCAAACCCGCCACAGGCCCGTCCGGGCAATGGCATCAAGCAACTGATTCGATCTTTGGGTCCCGGAATCATGATGGCTTCAGCAGCCGTCGGTGGTTCTCACCTGGTAGCATCAACCAAAGCCGGTGCGATATACGGCTGGCAACTGGCTGCAATCATTCTGCTCGTTAATCTTTTTAAATATCCTTTCTTCCGAGCCGGCATTCAATACACCATGGGAACCGGTAAAAGCCTTGTGGAAGGATATGATGATATGGGACGTGGTTACCTGCTGGTTTTCTTCGTCCTCAACCTGATTTCAAGTATCGTCAATACTGCGGCGTTGCTCCTGTTCAGCGCCAGTCTGCTGGGCTACTTCATGCCGGGCGAGCTGCCTTTGTCTGTTTTATCTGCGATGGTACTGGCCGCTTGTCTGATCATTCTGATGGCTGGGCACTATAAGGCGCTGGATGGCTTATCGAAAGTGATCATGTCAGTTCTGGTGATTGCGACCATTTCCGCTGTGGTGATTGCGGCCGGGAATGGCAGCGTTGCGCCTGCCGACTATGAGGGCCCGTCAGCCTGGACGCTAGCGTCTTTTGGATTCATTGTCGTCATGATGGGCTGGATGCCGGCACCTATAGAGATTTCCTGTTTGACTTCACTCTGGCTGAAGAGTCAGCGTCAAGAACAGACAGTCACGACGCGTTCGGCATTGTTTGATTTCAACGTGGGCTACATTGGCACTGCGATTCTGGCAATTGTATTCCTTTCACTGGGTGCGCTGGTGCTCTATGGCTCAGGCACGGAGCTGAAAGCATCAGGTATTGGCTTCTCGCATCAGCTGGTCAGCATGTATGCGTCTACCATCGGTGAGTGGTCCCGTTATCTGATTGCGGTTATTGCGTTCTTCTGTATTTTCGGCAGCACGATTACTGTGATTGACGGTTATTCACGGGCTCTGGCGGAAGCTCAGCTGCTGATTCAGAAAAAGCCTTTGGCACAAAATCGTTACATTAATGGCTGGATGATCATCGTGAGCGTGCTGGCAATGGCCATTATTCTGTTCTTTACTTCAGCACTTATGCCCATGATGAACTTTGCGATGGTGCTGGCGTTTATGACGACGCCTGTATTTGCGTACCTGAACTATCGTTTGCTGACCGGTGCCTCTTTACCTGCAGAAATGAAGTTAAGTCTGGGGATGAAATATCTCTCCTGGGCGGGGCTGGTTTATTTGTATGGTTTTCTTGTCGCCTTTATCTGGTGGAAATGGTTTATGTAA